From one Cyanobacteriota bacterium genomic stretch:
- a CDS encoding hemerythrin domain-containing protein has product MEEILTKVKNEHEEIYQKLDKILQDLTKVKNIRDDEHLLKTSKVMLDYVKWLLESHFKDEERDLFPGIEDLEFKERLLADHQEIELKYNKVLEAFNSFDAQEDYRQQLLYPAYNLIATINHHAQREDRALFN; this is encoded by the coding sequence ATGGAAGAAATTTTGACTAAAGTCAAAAATGAACACGAGGAAATCTATCAAAAGCTGGATAAGATTTTGCAAGATTTGACTAAAGTCAAAAATATTCGTGATGATGAGCATTTACTCAAGACTAGTAAAGTGATGCTCGATTATGTCAAATGGCTTTTGGAGAGTCATTTTAAGGATGAAGAGAGGGATTTGTTTCCTGGGATTGAAGATCTTGAGTTTAAAGAGAGATTGCTAGCGGACCATCAAGAAATAGAACTCAAGTATAATAAAGTACTAGAGGCATTCAATAGTTTTGATGCCCAAGAGGATTATCGTCAGCAACTTTTGTATCCAGCTTATAACTTGATAGCGACAATTAACCATCATGCCCAAAGAGAAGACAGAGCCCTTTTTAATTAG